The genomic stretch GCGGGTGCCGTGATCTACGGCATCAAGAAACCCAATCCTGTGCCGGGCGTCTTCGGCTTCCACGAGATCTTCCACGCGCTCACGGCCGTGGCGTTCCTCTGCCACTGGACGGCGGCGTTGATCGTCACGCTGCATCCGGCCTACAACGCTTAGACGGGCTCAGCCGTCGCTGCGCTCCGCCTCCTCGGCGTCGAGCCGCTCCTTCACCTGCGCGGTGTAGGTGGTGCGCCGTACACGGCGCACCATATCGAGCGCGAGCAGGACCGCGGCGAGGGCGATAACGAGCATCGTGACGAAGCCGAAGAGGCCGGGGGTGACCGTGTCCTCGTTGAAATCCGGACCCGGGGTCGGCACCGGGCTCGAGGGGGCGGCTAGAACGACGGCGCGCTGGGCGCTCTCGAGCAGCGCGGCGATCACGCGCACACCTCGTCGACGACGGCGATGCCGGATCCGTCGGGTTCCGGAGTCACCGGGGCGTCGTGCGAAACCTCGGAGTCGGGGGCGATCGGCGGGACGACGGCGGTCGGACCCGGGGCGAGTTCCGCCAGACCGAGACCGGCGAAGAGGTCGGTCTCGGGGGTGGGCGCGTCGACGCGGCTGTCGACGAGCTGGAAGTCGTCGGTCGGCCAGGCGGCGTCGATCGCCTCGTGCGGAAGGAAGAAGAAGACGTTGTCCGGAGCGACCTGGCTGGCGTGGGCGAGCAAGGCCGCGTCGCGACGGTCGTGGAAGCCGGAGATCACGACCCGTGTGGTCGCGAGATACGGGGTGTCCTCGTTCCAGCGCTTCATCTCATCCAAGACCGACAAGCGCGGGTCCTCTGGGTCGATCGAGCGCAGGTGCTCGGCGATCGCCCGTAGCTTCTGGCCGCTGAAGACGCGGTCGTAATAGAGCTTCAACACCGACCAGGGAGCGCCCGTGCCGCGGTACTGCTCGGCGAGGCCGGCTGCGCGGTACGCCTCGACCGCGACCTGATGTGCCCGGATGTGGTCGGGATGCGGGTAGCCGCCGTTCTCGTCGTAACTGATGATGACGTGCGGGCGGAACCGGCGGACCAGGCGCACGAGCGGCGCGGCCGCGGTCGCCAGCGGCCGGCCCGCGAAGGAGGCGCCGTCCACCTTCCCGTCCTCAGGCATCCCCGAGTCAACGAAGCCGAGCCAGGTGTGCTGGACACCCAGAGCATCACGAGCGGCGGCCATCTCGTGGCGGCGGAGGCCTCCGATGTCGCGCTCGGCGTGAGCACGGGCCTCGAGACCCTCGTTCAGTACCGAACCGGCCTCGCCCCCGGTGCAGGAGACCACCATGACCTCGGCGCCCCGCTCGGCATAAGCCGCCAGAGTCGCGGCACCCTTACTCGACTCATCATCCGGGTGGGCGTGCACGGCGAGGAGGCGCGGAGTGTCCTGCGCCTCCGAATCGACGGAGACCTCATCGGCCTGGGACACGATCGCTCGATTCCTCGGGGTTTAATGGGATCGGCGCTCGTGTACCAGAGTGGACGCGCGCCGTCCGTCCAGAGTAGACGCATCATCCAGGGAGTTCAGTGGCCACCCGCACCTCCGAAAACGTCGAGGGCACTGCCGCGCCGGCACTCGATCCGGACGCGGTCCGCGCCGCCGGGCCCCTCGCCACCCGCTACGGCCGCACGAGCAGCACCCGCCGCAACAACCGCTGGCTCTTCGGCGGCGTCGCGCTGACCTTCGTCGCCGTCTTCGCGGCCTGGGTGATCTGGGCAGGGCTCGACGGCGCCCGCGGTGGAGTGGACGTGCAGGACACCGCGCACCAGGTCGTCGACGACCGCACCGTGAGCGTCTCCTTCGACCTCACCGCGCCCGCCGGCCGCGAGGTCGCCTGCGCCGTCCAGGCTCTCAACGAGCAGTCCGCAGTCGTCGGCTGGCTGGTGGTGAAGTACCCCGCCTCGACCGAACGCTTCCACTCGCACACCGAAACCGTGCGCACCACCGAGCTCGCGAACACAGGTTTGATCTCCTCCTGCTGGCTCCCTTAGGCTTGACTGAGGCCCTGACGGACTCGTCGGGGCGTCGCCATTCCCACCGCCGCCTGACGCCGGCCGTCCCGACCGCCGGACGCGGATACCTCCGCACAGTGCTGCCGGACGCTGCGAGCGCGGCCCTCAGAGCAGGAGCCCACCATGACGGACCAGTCACAGGTGACCTGGATGACCCAGGAGTCGTACGACCGCCTCGAGGCGGAACTCACCGAGCTGTCCACCGCCGGACGCGAGGAGATCGCCAAGCGCATCGAGGTCGCCCGCGAGGAGGGCGACCTGAAGGAGAACGGCGGCTACCACGCCGCGAAGGACGAGCAGGGCAAGATCGAGGCTCGCATCCGCCAGCTGACCTCGCTCCTGCGCGAAGCCGAGATCGGCACGCCCCCCGAGAGCCACGGAGTGGTCGAGGCCGGCACTATCATCACCGCCGACATCGCAGGAGACGAGTCCCGCTTCCTCCTCGGCAACCGCGAGATGGCGGGCGAGAGCGACCTCGACATCTACAGCCCGCAGAGCCCCCTCGGCGCGGCGATCATGGGCCTGAAAGTCGGCGACACGACGCGCTTCACGGCACCGAACGGGCGGGAGATCGAGGTCCGCGTCGCCAACGTCGAAACCTGGTCGGGCCACTGATCGTGCGTCGCGGCGTCCTCCGCGGCGTTGTCGTCGGGCGCGATACCGCCGGTATCGCTTCCTCCTCCGCCTTGCGGAGAACACCGCGACGCACGATCAGCCCACCCACGAACACGACGGGCGGCGGCGTCCTCCGCGGCGTTGTCGTCGGGCGCGATACCGCCGGTATCGCTTCCTCCTCCGCCTTGCGGAGAACACCGCGACGCACGATCAGCCCACCCACGAACACGACGGGTGGCGGCGCTTCGCGCGCCTACAGGACGGGCGGCGGCGGTTCGCGCGCCTCGGTGGGAGCGCGGTCGGACCGGCGGAGCGCCGCGACAGGAGCTCGCGCGGGGGTCAGTTGCGGGAGATGCGGGGCGAGTAGCCGGCGTCGGTGAGGACCTGGATGACGCGGTCGGCGTGCTCAGGGCCGCGGGTCTCGACGCTGATCTCGATCTCGACCTCGCTGATCTGCAGGCCACGGCCGTGTCGGGTGTGCAATACCTCGACCACATTGGCGTTCGCCTCCGAGATGAGTCCCGCGATGCGCGACAGCTGGCCTGGTCGGTCCGGCAGGCCGATGCTCATCTTGAGGTAACGCTCCGAGGCGGCCAAGCCCCGGCTGATCACCCGCTCCATCATCAGCGGATCAATGTTCCCGCCGGAGAGGATCACCGCGGTCGCCCCTGCGTCGCGGATCTTCCCCGTCAGGATCGCCGCGATGCCCACGGCACCGGCAGGCTCCACCACGAGCTTCGCCCGCTCCAGCAACACCAACAGCGCCCGGGCGATGTCGTCGTCCTCGACGGTGATGATCTCGTCCACCGTCTCGCGGATGATCGCGAAGTTCAGCTGGCCCGGCTTTGCCACCGCGATGCCGTCGGCGATGGTCGGAGAGATCGTGATCGCGGTCGGCTCTCCGCTCGCGAGTGAGAGCGGATACGGAGCCGCGTTGGCGGCCTGAACGCCGATCACGCGGAGGGTGCGCCCCGCCCGAGCCGCCTTCTGCTTGGCGGCCGACGCGACTCCGGCGATCAGGCCGCCGCCGCCGATCGGCACCACGATCGTCTCCACAGAAGGTGCCTGCTCGAGGATCTCGAGGCCGACCGTACCCTGCCCGGTGATGACGTCCGGGTGATCGTACGGCGGAACGAACACGGCGCCGGTGCGCTCGGCGAACTCGGCAGCCGCCGCGAGTGCCTCGTTGAAGATGTGACCGCTCAGCACGACGTCTGCTCCGTAGTCGCGGGTGGCCGCAAGCTTGGGCAGCGCGACGCCGATCGGCATGAAGATCGTGGCCTTGATCCCCAGCTCCCTCGCCGCGAAGGCGACCCCCTGGGCGTGGTTACCGGCCGACGCCGCAACGACGCCGCGGGCGCGTTCCTCCGCCGTGAGTCGCGACATCCGGAACACCGCTCCGCGGATCTTGTACGAGCCGGTGCGCTGGAGGTTCTCGCACTTCAGGAACACGGGCGAGCCGAGGACCTGCGCGAGGAATGTGCTCGTCTCCATCGGAGTGGCGGCGATAACGGGCGCGAGGACTGTGCGGGCCGCTTCATACTCGTGCAGCGCGGGTCCGACGACGTGGCTAGTCTGCATGCTCTGCGGCAACTCTCTCGGGGGTTCGGGTGGGCGAGCGCCAGGCTCCGCTCGCGACGTAGTTGACCATGACGTTGAGCGTGGCCACGAAGGGCACAGCGAAGAACGCGCCCGCGATTCCGGCGACGATCGATCCTCCGGCCACGGCGAGCACGACGGCCAGCGGATGGACCTTGACCGCCGAGCCCATGATCAGCGGCTGCAGGATGTGGCCCTCGAGCTGCTGCACGCCGAGCACGACAATCAGCAGGATGAGGGCGATCAGCGGGCCGTTGTAGACCAGCGCGATGAACACGGCGAGCGCCCCGGTCACCACAGCACCGATCACGGGTACGAAGGAGCCGAGGAAGACGAGCACGCCGATCGGGATCGCGAGCGGGACGCCGAGGAAGAAGGCTCCCAGGCCGATGCCGACCGCATCGACGAACGCGACCAGGATCTGGACCTTCACGAAGTTGGTGAGAGTCACCCAGCCGGCACGCCCCGCACCATCGACGGCTCCGCGAGCACGATACGGGAAGAGGCGAACCACCCAGCTCCAGATGTTCGGGCCGTCGATCAGGATGAACAGGGTCGAGAACAGCGTGAGCAGGACCCCGGTCAGCAGGTGACCGACGGTGGAGCCGACGCTGAGCGCCCCGCTGACCAACATCCCCGAGTCCTGCTGGAGAGCGGTCAGGGCCTGCTGCGCGTACCCGTTGATGTCGGTCTCGGTGAGGTGGAGGGGCGACTCCAGGAGGAAGGCCGTGAAGTCGTCGTAGGACTGCACCGTCTGCCGACTGAGGTCGTCGAAGCCGGAAGAGACCTGGGTGACGACGAGGAAGAGCAGCCCGCCGATCACGAGCACGATCCCGAGCTCCGCGACCACGACGGCCACCCATTTGGGCCAGCTATGGCGCTGGAGGAAGCTGGAGAACGGGATCAGGAGCGCCGCGATCACAATGGCGACCAGCAGCGGAATGACGATCAGCCGGAGCTCGATCACCAGCAGCGCGAGCACCGCGAGCGCCGCGACCACGACCAGGACGCGCCACGCCCAGGCACCGGCGACGCGCATCCCATCGCTGACGAAGGCGGAGTCGGGGACCGGGGCCGGCCGGCTGGCCGCGACAGGCGCGACAGGCGCGACGGCGCGCGGGCCGGAAGTGCGGCGGGACCTGCCGAGTCTCATCTGCCCAGACTAGGCCCCGGTGCATTCCCCGCGCGGTATCCCCGCCGCGTGCTCATCCGGTGACGGCCGACGGCATCTGGTCTCGGTGAGCGCGGACCGCGACCGGCCGGCGCGCGAGCAGCACGCCGACACGCTGCCCCGGTTCGAGCCGCTGCCCTGACGGATGCTGGACGACCACCTCCTCGCCCGTGGACAGCAACACTCTCGAGCGGCGAACCGGCCCGAGGAAGCTCGAGGCGAGGACCGCGCCGACCAGCGCGTCCGGGGCGCCCTCGGCGACGATCTCGAGATCCTCGGGGCGGAGGAAGACCGAGACCGCGCCGTTCGCGGCGGCCCTGTCGACCAGCGGCAGGCGGGTGCCCAGCGCGGTAACCGCTCCCTCGGCGACCACGCCTGCGACGACGTTCGAGAGGCCGACGAAATGGGCGACGAACGCCGTTGCCGGACGCGCATAGAGGTCTTCGGGAGCACCCAGCTGCTCAATGCGGCCCGCGCTCATTACCGCGACCCGATCGGCGACGGCGAGAGCCTCCTCCTGATCGTGGGTGACGAAGAAGGTGGTGATCCCGATCTCGGACTGGAGCCGCTTGATCTCGTCCCGCAGCTGCACCCGAACCTTCGCATCCAGCGCCGACAGTGGCTCGTCGAGCAGCAGCACCCGGGGCCGGGTGACCAGGGCGCGTGCGAGCGCCACGCGCTGCTGCTGTCCGCCGGAGAGCTCGTGCGCGTAGCGCTCGCCGAGCCCGCCGAGGCCGACGACGTCCAGCGCCTCCTGCGCGGCTGCGCGCCGCTCCCGTGCGGCCACTCCGCGGGTGCGCAGCCCGAACTCGACGTTCTCGCACGCCCGCAGGTGTGGGAAGAGCGAGTACGACTGGAAGACCATGCCCAGGTCGCGCTTGGCCGCAGGGACGTGCGCGACGTCCACCTCGTCGACGAGGATGCGGCCCGCGTCGATCCGCTCGAGACCGCTGAGGGCCCGCAGCGCCGTCGTCTTGCCGCAGCCGGACGGGCCGAGCAGGGCGATGAACTCCCCCGGTGCCACATCGAACGAGACGCCGTCCAGAGCGCGGGCTGAGCCGTAGTGCCGCTTCACGTCGACGAAGCGCACGCGGGCGCCGGGCAGGGTGGGAGCGGTCACGAGGAGCCTTTCGAGGAGCGCGCCGCACTCACCGGCAGACCAATTCGCGCGAGGCGACCGATTCCGAGCAGGAGAGCGAAGGCGAAGAGGAGGGAGAGCAGCGAGAAGATCACGGCGGCGTAGGCGTCCGACTTCGAGACCTGTACCAGTGCGGTCTGCAGGGTCGTGCGGCTGAGCAGCGAGGCGATCGTGTATTCGCCGAGGACTACCGCGACCGTGATCAGTGCGGCGGCGACCAGTCCGCGGCGCAGGTTGGGCAGGAGCACCCGCCCGAGCACGGCGAGCGGCCCGCGCCGAGCGAGCGCGCGGCCTCCGAGAGCGTCACAGCGTCGAGTCCGGCGAGATCGGCCGCCACGGCCCGGTAGGCGTAAGGCAGGACGAGCACGCCGTAGGCCAGCGCAAGCGTCCAGGGCGCAGAACCGGCGAGCCGAGTGACGACGGAGTAGACCGGCGCCAGCCCGACGACCAGCACGATCGCGGGCACCGTCAGCGGCAGCAGGCACACCAGCTCCAGGGCACGGCGCAGGCGCGGGAGCCGGAGCTCGACGAGCAGCATCGTCGGCACCAGCAGCACGAGGACGATCACGGCGGTGACGACGGCGAGGATCAGCGAGTCGCCGATCCCCTGGAAGAGGGAGCGGTACGCCCGCTCGTGCCCGGGATCGAGGATCGCCGTCCAGTGCGAGAGGTCATAGCCGCCCGGGCCGCGCAGGGTGAACTCGGCCATCGCGACGAGCGGAGCCGCGAAGACGAGCCCGGTGACAGCGAGCACCGTCCGCGCGAGGAGCCGCGACGGCCTCACCGCTGCCACCTCCGGGCCCGGCGCTGCAGCAGCGCGTACCCGGACATCAGCAGGACCATCACCGCGAGCATCCCGAGCGCGAGCGCGCCGGCGAGGTTCTCCCGGCCCAGCACCGTCTCGCTGACCAGCGACGCGCGGATCTGCAGCGGCACGATCTGCGCGCCCTGGCTGATCAGCGCCGCCGCCGTGGCGAAAGACGAGAACGCGTTGGCGAACAGCAGCAGCACGCAGCCGAGGAACGAGGGGGCCAGCACCGGACCCGCGATGTGGAGCCAGTAGCCGAGCCGGCCGCCGCCGAGCACGGCGTTCGCCTCGGCCCACTCGGGGCGCAACCCCTCGAGCGCGGGAAGGAACGTGAGCACCATCAGCGGGACCTGGAAGTAGAGGTAGGGCAGCATGAGCCCGGGGAGCTGATAGAGCCACATGCCGTCGGCGTACAGGTCAACGCCGGCTCCCGCGAGCAGGGTGGTCACCAGCCCCTGCGCGCCGATGGTCGCGATGAACGCGAACGCCAGCATTACGCCGCCGAACTGCGCGAGCACGCTCGCCGCCGCATCGACTACGGTGCGCAGCGGGCCGCGCGGATCCGCACCCAGCAGCGCCAGGCAGACGACGGCGCCCACTACCGCGCCCACCACGGCGGTGCCCGCCGAGAGCCCGAGCGACGCTCCGAAGGCGGAGAGCACGACGGGATCGCCGAGCGCCTGGAGGTTCGTGAGCGTGAAGCGGCCCTCGCCATCCGTGAATCCGGTCGTCACCACGAGGACGGTGGGCACGGCGAGGAACAGCAGGACGTAGAGCGCGAAGGGGGCGACACCCAGCACGGCCGGGGCGCTGCGCCGTCCCCGGATGATCGGCGCTGCGGGGACGTCGGCACGAGCGCTCGTCACTGGATCGCCGCAGCCCACTTCTCGGCCAGGAGCGACGAGGCGGCCTTGGTCTGCTCCACCGTGAACTGGATCAGGTCGGAGGGAGCAGCGCCGACAGCGGCGAGCGCGCCCTGGTCGAGCGTGCCGGCCTCGGTCATCGCGGCCAGGCGCACCGGGTAGGCGCCGGCAGCGAGGTAGAGGTTCTGCGCCGCGTCGGAGTAGAGGTACTCCTGCCAGAGCCGGGCCGCCGCGGGGTGCGGGGCATCCGCGTTGATCGCCTGGCTGTAGTAGCTGCCGACGGCCGCGCCCGGAAGAACGGTCGTGTTCCAGTCGCGGCTACCCGCGTTCGCCGTCCCCGCGGCAAGATTGTTGTAGCTCCAGTCGAAGACCACCGGGGTCTCCCCGGAGGCGATCGTGGCGTCGGTCGGGTCCAGCGGCAGGAAGTTCCCGGCGTCGTTGAGCTTGTGGAAGAAGTCGATCCCCGGCTGGACGTCGTCGGCGGACCCGCCGGATTGGAGGGCCGCGAGCTGCACCGCTGCGGCGGCGGCGCCGGCCTGGGTCGGGTCACCGTTGATCGCAACGGAGCCGCGGTAGTCGGAGCCGAGGAGATCCTCGAGCGAGTTCGGTGCGGGCACGGCCCCCGCGTCGTAGCCGATCGACATCAGCCCGGTGTAGTCGTTGACCCAGAGGCCCGACTGCTCCTTGTTCTTCTCCGGGATGTCGTTCCACGATTCGACCTTGTACGGCGCGAACATGTCCGTGTTGGCCAGCGCGACGGCCGGTCCCAGGTCGAACACGTCGGGAGCGGTGTCCTGACCGGCGAGGTTCTTCGCCGTGCTGATCTCCTCGGCCGAGGAGTCGTCAGGGGAGGCGGAATTCACGGTGATGCCGTACTTGTTTTCAAAGCCGCTGATCAGCTCGCCGTAGTTCGCCCAGGTGTCGGACAGGGCGATGACGCTGAGCTGCCCCTCGGCCTTCGCGGCCGCGACCAGGGAGTCGAGTCCACCCAGGTCCGCGGCGGAGGTGGCGGACGCGGCGGCCTCGCGGGAGCCTCCCGTGGAGGCGGTCGCGCCACCGGAGCAGGCGGAGAGCGCAAGGATGAGCGCGGTGCCGGCCGCGGTGACGGCGGCAGTGCGCGAGAGTCGCTGAATGGTCAAGGGTCCTCCAGAGTCGGCTGGGCCAGCCCGATGGGACGGCCTCGGGCACGATAGGCGCGGCGTGAGACGACGAGGGTGCGCGCCGGTGAATGCCGGGCGAACGCCCGGCACCGAATCGGTGACAACGATGTCGGAGGCATTCGCTAGCGTAGGCAGACCATGACCGAGCAGCTCCCGCCCGCGCTCGCGCGCCGGATCGCCCTGGTCGCGCAAGGCTTCGGCGCACCCCGGCCCCTGCGAGTGGGTGTGCGGCAAATCCACGCCGCCGTCGACCGCATCCGCCCGCTGCAGCTCGACTCGGTCACCGTTTTCGAGCGGAGCCACTATCTGCCTCTGTTCGCGCGCCTGGGCTCCTACGACCGCTCCCTCCTCGATGCGGCCGCTTTCTCACCCGCTGGTCAGTACCTTGAATACTGGGCGCACGAGGCGGCCCTCGTCCGCCGCGAAGACTTCCCGCTCTACCGCTGGCGGATGCAGCACTACCGCCGGGTCCGCCTCCCCGAGCACGAGGGCTGGGCCGCCGAGAACCGTGCGACCCTCGACTGGCTGCGGGCGGCACTCGTCGATGGCCCGCTGCGCGCCTCCGAGATCGAGCACGAGGCCAACGTCCGCACCGGACCCTGGTGGGGGTGGTCCGACATCAAGCGGGGCCTCGAGGTCCTGTTCCGCTGGGGCGAGGTGGTGACGGCCGGGCGGACGCGCTTCGAGCGCTCCTACGGCCTGGCCTCGCAGCTCCTTCCGCGCGAGGTGCTGGAGGCCGAGGTCGCCCTCCCGGACGCCGTCCGTGAACTCGTGCGGCGGGCCGCCCGGGCGCACGGCATCGCGACCCTCGGCGACCTGGCCGACTACCACCGGTTGCTCCGGGCACCCACCCGCGTCGCGGTCGACGAGCTGGTCGAAGCGGGCGAACTGGAGCGCGTCGAGGTTCGCGGCTGGGAACGCGGCGGACGCCCGATCCCGCTGTGGCGGCACGTCGACGCCCGCCGCCCCCGCTCGCTCCGGGCGGACGCGCTGCTCTCGCCGTTCGACCCCGTCGTCTGGCATCGTCCGCGCGCCGAGCTGTTCTTCGGGTTCCGCTACCGGATCGAGATCTACACGCCCGCCGAGCAGCGCGTGCACGGCTATTACGTCCTCCCGGTCCTGCTCGACGACGTGATCGCCGCCCGAGTCGACCTCAAGAGCGATCGGCGGCGTCGGGTCCTGCTCGTGCAGGCGGCGTGGCGGGAGCCGGGGGCGCCGGCCGACACTGCCGAGCGGCTCGCCGTGCTCCTCGCCGAGGCCGCCGCCTGGCAGGAGCTCGACGCCGTCGAGGTCGTCGGGCGGGGCGACCTCGCCGCCGCCCTCGCCGTCGCGCTGAGGGGGAGGGCGTCCTAGCGCTCTGCGGTGCACTGGCTCGACTCCTCCATCCCCAGCCGCTGTTCAACCGAACGCCTCTCCGCTCGTCCAGCCGCCGTCGTCCGCCGCGACGTGGAACGTGACCGTGTCGGAGTCGTCGATCGACCGGGTACCGCTGCTCCATGCGGCCCGCGGCGGAATGCTTCGCGCCTTCCCCGGTCAAAGGACAAGGACGCTCTCAGCGTCCGCTCTCTCCGGTACGGCTGAGGTGCTCAGTGGATCCGGCCGGGTCAGTATCACATTCACGGCTCCGCTCCTGATCGTCCCTCGGTGATCAGCGGCGACGTCAGGGGCGCTGAGGCCACCGGTTTCACCTGATTTCGGGGGCAGGGACCATTCATCTGCCACACTGGGTCACTTCCGCCCGTGACCCCGGCAAGTCCGCTGAGACGAGAGGTCCTGGGATGGGCGTTCTGCACGACGACCAACGCTCGTTCGACTCCGACGACCGGCTTCGCACTCACGTCCAGGCGGTGGGCCTGATACGCCGCCGTTCCGATGACCGGCCCTGCGTACGCCCCGCGCCGATGACCGGCCCTGCGTACGCCCCGCGCCGATGACGCGGCTGCAGTGAACGACACCGAGGATCTCGCGGTGCTGTTGGCCTCGCTGGTCACGGTGCTTCCCTTCGAGGAGGCCGCCGCGTCCTCTCTCGGCGCCCCGTTCGATGTGGAAACGCTCGCGTCGAGCAGTGTCCGCGCCGCGTCACTGGACGAGGCGCAGCTCGACCTCGGCGAAGGACCGGCGTGGGACGCTTTCCACACCCGCAGGCCGGTCCGCGCCTCTGTCGCCGATAGTGGGAGGGAGCCCGAGTGGCCCTTCCTCGCGTCCTCGTTCGGTCGTGCCGGCGTGTGCTCGGTGCTCGCGTTACCCCTGGCCTTCGGGCCGCTGCACATCGGCGCCGTCACGCTCTTCGCCCTTGAGGCGGAACCTGCTGATGACGCAGCAGTGAAAATGGCGCAGAGCATCGTGACGCTGGTGGGACGTACAGTGACTTTCCGCGCTCTCGCCGAGACGCAGTCCGGCATAGCGGAACGGGACGCGTCGCTTTCACGCCGTGAGGTACACCAGGCGACCGGCATGGTCCTGAGTCAGACAGGAACCACCCCCGACGATGCGCTCCTCATCCTGCGCGCATACGCCTACAGCCACTCCCGAACCCTTCGCGACGTCGCTGCCGAGGTCGTCGCGCGCCGCCTCGACCTTTACCCCGACCACTGAAAGTGGGCGGTTGCGCCAGAACACCATCGGCTCGCTCAACGTCTTTAAAGACCCGCCCCGCGGGCGAGATCGTCCTCTGAGCTTCGCTAAACTCTGCCCTCACGCGATCGACCACCCGTAGTCGGCGTCCGGCCCGCCCAGAACAGACGGCACTCAGTCCCGAGGATTCCGCCTGGGGCCGCGCCGCGTCCGGCGACCCTGGCGCCGTTGGACAGATCCTCCGTCGCCGCGCGCACTCCCGGACCAGCGCGGCGGAGGTTTTTCCCGATGACGCGGTCTGCTTGAGGTAGTCGTCGAGGACCCGGTGCTCGTCCTGGCCGCCGTGTCGGGCGCCGTTGCAGGGCTGTGGAGGTGGAAGCGGTGGGGCTCGGAGTATCCGCCGCTGGTGACGACGTCGTGACAGCTGCTGGCGGGAGGGCTGCCGCTGGCGGCGCTGAGCGCTGTGTTCGAGCCGCTGCCGGACGCCGGCCTCACGCTCGTGAACGTCGTCGGGTACATCCACCTGACACCGATGGGCACGGCGCTGGCGTACTTCTTGTGATTCCAGGGAGTGCGAGCACTCCCTGCACACGTCCCGGCGTTTCTCAAGCTGCCCAGCCCGGTCATCGCGGGCACGATCGGTGTGAGCTGGGCGGGCGAGGTCCGGTCCGGGTCCTAGATCGTGGGAGGAGGCACCTCCTAGAAGCGCGAGCCCATCTCGGAGAGGCGGGCGACGCGGTCCGCGATCGGCGGGTGGGTCGCGAAGAGGCGTGCGACGACGCCCGGCTTCGACGGATCGGCGATCCAGAGGTGGGCCATCGAGCTGTTCTGGCGCTGCATCGGCCGCCCCGCGGACTCTAGCTTGAGCAGGGCGCGGGCGAGAGCATCGGGATGGCGGGTGGTCAGAGCACTGGTCGCATCGGCGAGGTATTCGCGCTGACGCGAGATGGAGAGCTGCACCGCCGTCGCAACGATCGGCGCGAGGACCATCGACACCAGTCCGACGATCAGGAGCGCCGGGTTGCCTCCGCCGTTGTTGGTGCCG from Rathayibacter rathayi encodes the following:
- a CDS encoding ABC transporter substrate-binding protein; translated protein: MTIQRLSRTAAVTAAGTALILALSACSGGATASTGGSREAAASATSAADLGGLDSLVAAAKAEGQLSVIALSDTWANYGELISGFENKYGITVNSASPDDSSAEEISTAKNLAGQDTAPDVFDLGPAVALANTDMFAPYKVESWNDIPEKNKEQSGLWVNDYTGLMSIGYDAGAVPAPNSLEDLLGSDYRGSVAINGDPTQAGAAAAAVQLAALQSGGSADDVQPGIDFFHKLNDAGNFLPLDPTDATIASGETPVVFDWSYNNLAAGTANAGSRDWNTTVLPGAAVGSYYSQAINADAPHPAAARLWQEYLYSDAAQNLYLAAGAYPVRLAAMTEAGTLDQGALAAVGAAPSDLIQFTVEQTKAASSLLAEKWAAAIQ
- a CDS encoding winged helix-turn-helix domain-containing protein is translated as MTEQLPPALARRIALVAQGFGAPRPLRVGVRQIHAAVDRIRPLQLDSVTVFERSHYLPLFARLGSYDRSLLDAAAFSPAGQYLEYWAHEAALVRREDFPLYRWRMQHYRRVRLPEHEGWAAENRATLDWLRAALVDGPLRASEIEHEANVRTGPWWGWSDIKRGLEVLFRWGEVVTAGRTRFERSYGLASQLLPREVLEAEVALPDAVRELVRRAARAHGIATLGDLADYHRLLRAPTRVAVDELVEAGELERVEVRGWERGGRPIPLWRHVDARRPRSLRADALLSPFDPVVWHRPRAELFFGFRYRIEIYTPAEQRVHGYYVLPVLLDDVIAARVDLKSDRRRRVLLVQAAWREPGAPADTAERLAVLLAEAAAWQELDAVEVVGRGDLAAALAVALRGRAS
- a CDS encoding GAF and ANTAR domain-containing protein: MNDTEDLAVLLASLVTVLPFEEAAASSLGAPFDVETLASSSVRAASLDEAQLDLGEGPAWDAFHTRRPVRASVADSGREPEWPFLASSFGRAGVCSVLALPLAFGPLHIGAVTLFALEAEPADDAAVKMAQSIVTLVGRTVTFRALAETQSGIAERDASLSRREVHQATGMVLSQTGTTPDDALLILRAYAYSHSRTLRDVAAEVVARRLDLYPDH